GGCGCAAGCTCTTAAGGGTTCAAGTCCCTTCCTGCCCACCGACCGGGATGAAGCGTGAGCGACGCAAGGAGACTATAGTCACTGTGACTATAGTTGTCGTAATCTTGACAGCGGCGTGGCTTCCGGTTATACTTCGTACGCGTGACCAGAGTGCCGGCATATAACACATCTGTCCCAGTCATCCATAAATAATCGGCACAGGGGGTCATGCAATAATGACGAAGTTGAAAGAGCTGTCCAAGAAGGGCTTCACGCTCATCGAGCTGATGATCGTCGTCGCGATCATCGGCATCCTCGCGGCGATCGCCATTCCGAAGTTCGCCGAGCTGATCCGCAAGTCGTCCGAAGGCGCGTCCAAGGGCAACCTCGGCGCTCTCCGGTCGGCCATGAGCATCTACTACGGGGACATGGAAGGCTCGTATCCCGCCAACGTCGCCGCGCTGACGATCGGTGGTAAGTACCTCACGGCGCTTCCCGTCGCGAAGACTCCGAACTACCACCCCGACAGCACGGCCGTGGTCACGCTCGCCAACGAGGCGGACATGATCACCACGACCAACGCCAACCCCACGAACGTGGGCGGCTGGTACTACAACAACCAGGCCACCAACGCGAACGTCGGCAACGTGCTCGTCAACTGCACGCACACCGACACGAAGGGCTCGGTCTGGACGGGCTACTAAGCCTGCAGGATCGACGATGACGAGCCCCCGGGGTCTTCGACCCCGGGGGCTCTTTCGTCCCTAGAGAACGCCGGTGGATCCCGCTCCTCTCGTCGCCGCCCTGTTCGGCTCCCTGTACGGGAGCTTCCTGAACGTCGTCATCCACCGCCTGCCCCGCGAGGAGTCCGTGGCGTCCCCGCGCTCGCGCTGCCCGCATTGCGGCAAGCCGATCCGCTGGCAGGACAACCTGCCCGTGGTCTCCTGGCTCCTCCTGCGCGGCAAGGGGCGCTGCTGCCGCAAGCCGATCTCGGTCCGCTATCCGCTGGTCGAGGCCGCGACGGCCCTGCTCGCCGGTGGCCTGTGGCTCAAGTGGGGCGCCTCGCCCGTGTTCGCGGGCGCGGCCGTGGTCGCCTGCGGGGTCCTGCTCGCCGCCGCGCTCATCGACTGGGACACCTTCCTGATCCCGGACGAGCTGTCCGTCGGCCTGGCCCTGGCGGGCCTGCTGGTCTCCCCGTTCAACCCCTATCTCGACGCGGGCGCGTTCGGCGCCTGGTGGCTGGCCCCGTGGTGGAGCGCGCGCGGGGCCGCGCTCGGCTTCCTGCTGGGCTGGGCGGTCGCGGCCGCCGGCGAGGCGATCTTCAAGAAGGAGGCCTTCGGCGGCGGGGACGTGAAGCTGCTGGCGGGCATCGGGGCGTGGACGGGGATCACCGGCGCGTTCGACGCGCTGATGATCGGGTCCTTGCTCGGCTCGGCGTACGGCCTGGCGCTGCTGCGCTCCGGCAAGGCGAGCCGCTCCGACGCGATCCCTTTCGGCCCCTTCCTGGCGGCGGCCGCGGCGTTCAACTTCTTCAAGCTCCTGCCCCTGGGCTGGCCCTTCACCTTCTGAAGTTCACTTAATGTTGCGTGGTCGTCCTCCGGCCCCGCGGGTATACTACGAGCATCCATACCTAATCGGCGCAGGAGGTCATCCCATGACGAAGTTGAAAGAGCCGTCCAGAAAGGGCTTCACGCTCATCGAGCTGATGATCGTCGTCGCGATCATCGGCATCCTCGCGGCGATCGCCATCCCGAAGTTCGCCGAGCTGATCCGCAAGTCGTCCGAAGGCGCGTCCAAGGGCAACCTCGGCGCTCTCCGGTCGGCCATGAGCATCTACTACGGCGACATGGAAGGCTCGTATCCCGCCAACGTCGCCGCGCTGACGATCGGCGGCAAGTACCTCACGGCGCTTCCCGTCGCGAAGACTCCGAACTACCACCCCGACAGCACGGCCGTGGTCACGCTCGCCGACGAGGCGGACATGATCACCACGACCAACGCCAACCCCACGAACGCGGGCGGCTGGTACTACAACAACCAGGCCACCAACGCGAACGTCGGCAACGTGCTGGTCAACTGCACGCACACCGACACGAAGGGCTCGGTCTGGACGGGCTACTAAGCCTGCAGGATCGACGAAGACGGGCTCCCGGGGTCTCGGCCCCCGGGGGCCTTTCTTTTTTAGCGGAGCTCCCGGGCGGCGAGCCAGGGCCGCGGGACGCTCGCGCGCCGCGCGAAGAGGAGGGCCTGCCCGTCCGCATAGACGAGGGCCCAGCGCTCCCGGGGCATGTAGGCGGCGTGGTAGGGGAGCATGGTCGCCGCGTCGATCAGCGGCAGGTTCTCCATGAGGGCGAGGTCGATGCCGCGGCGGTCGAGGAAGGCCTGCCAGTCCGCCGGCGAGGCGAGGGCGTCGCCGGTCTCCACGAGGAGGTCGTGGAACAGGTAGCGGCCGTCCTGGAAGACGAGATAATCCGGGTGCAGGCGCCAGCCCAGGTAGCCGCCCCAGCCCCAGGGATTGTAGAGGGCGCGGCGCGGCAGGTCTCCGGCCTGGCTCGCGAGGAACTCCGCGGCGCGGCGCGGCACGAAGTGGTCGTTGAAGGGCGTCCGCCCGAAGCCGTAGAGGAGCGCGCAATACAGAGAGAAGGCCCCGAGCCCGGCGGCCAGCGCCCAGGCTAGGCGGCGCCGGGAGGGAGAGGCCGCGACGCCCGCGTCCTTCAGGAAGGCGGCGATCAGGGGAACGGAGCAGGCCACGGAGTAGGCCGCCATCCGGGAATGGCGGGAGGCGGCGAAGCCGAAGAACAGCACGGCGGCCAGCGGGCCGAGCGCCGGGCGGCGCCGGGCGCGGAGCGCGAGCAGGGCCGCGCCGCAGGCGCCTAGCAACGCGAGCCAGAAAGGCCAGTGCCAGGGGTCGTCGAGACGGATGGCCCGCCACTCGCTCAGGCGCACGGAGATGTTCCCGGCGTCCTGCCAATGCCGCCAGATCACCGCGAGGCCCGC
The nucleotide sequence above comes from Elusimicrobiota bacterium. Encoded proteins:
- a CDS encoding prepilin peptidase — its product is MDPAPLVAALFGSLYGSFLNVVIHRLPREESVASPRSRCPHCGKPIRWQDNLPVVSWLLLRGKGRCCRKPISVRYPLVEAATALLAGGLWLKWGASPVFAGAAVVACGVLLAAALIDWDTFLIPDELSVGLALAGLLVSPFNPYLDAGAFGAWWLAPWWSARGAALGFLLGWAVAAAGEAIFKKEAFGGGDVKLLAGIGAWTGITGAFDALMIGSLLGSAYGLALLRSGKASRSDAIPFGPFLAAAAAFNFFKLLPLGWPFTF